CTTTGGTTTTTATTCCATGGTGATCCCGGATTTCACCAAAAGCATCAGGGTTTATAAGGGGGATATGCCGGCCAGTATGGGAGATCGCCTTTCTTCTATCATCAGCATCCGAACAAGAGAAGGGAATTTGAATAAATTTCACTTTAGCGGAGCCATTACTCCTTTTGTGTCTCGCTACTCTATAGAAACTCCTATTAGAAAGAAAAAGAGCTCTATTTTTCTCACCACAAGGCAATCTAATTTCGATTGGATATACCAGAGAAATAATCCTCAACTCAAAGTAAAGTTTCAGGATTTTCACCTGAAATGGAATCGACGACTTAATGATAAAAATCGCCTTTACTTTACCACGATTTCCAGTTCGGATATTTCCCAAAACTTCAGCAATGAAATCGGATCGCGCATTGGCGTTTTTCGGAATAACTTTGCAGCGACCTTTCGATGGAACCACCTGTACAATGCCAAGCTCTTCTCCAATATCATTATCAATTCCGGTACTTATTCAAATCGCTTATTGATTGACCCTAATACCTGGAAGTCCGAATTGGGCATGTTGGGATTTAAAATAGATTTCACCCATTACAAACGACAAAATTTCACGGAGAAATTCGGCATGGAACTGCAGGGCTATTTTACAAATCCGGGTAGCCTTTCATTGGATTCCTCTTTATCCATTATTCCCAATCTAAATCCGAATTATTCCCGAAAGAATGTTCTCTATTATCAAGGAGACTGGAAGATTAAAAAGAAATGGCGCCTACAGGCAGGAGTAAGGCTGATCAATTTTGCCAGAGGAGGCCCTGATGTCTATTACAATTTCGACCAAAATTATAGGGTAGAAGATACTGTTGCGCATGGCCGTGGGATTTATAATCGATATGTAAACCTGGATCCTAGACTCAGTGTGCGCTATCAGGTAGATGAAAGTTCTCAATTGAAATTGAGTTTCGGCAATTATCATCAATATCTACAATTGATTTCCAATTCCATTTCACCCTTTACCTCCCTGGAAATCTGGGCGCCTGCCGGACCTAACATTTTCCCCCAAAGTTCTCAGCAATGGTCCCTCGGCTATCTTAAATTTTTCAAAGAAGCCCGTATGGAAATTAGTGCTGCGGCTTACCACAAAAAGATGCGCGGGCAAGTCGATTACGAGCCGCATGCAACGGTTTATTTGAATCCTTTATTTGAAGGGGAATTACGATTTGGCGAGACACGTTCTTATGGCATTGAATTCTTGCTGAAGAAAGATTTTGGCAGGCTAAATGGTTGGCTATCCTACACCTATTCTCGTAGTTTCAGAAGGACGCTTGGAATAAATAATAGCCTGGAGTATCCAGCTGTTCAGGATAGGCCCCATGATTTTTCTGTTTTTGTCAACTATCAGATGTCTGATCGAATCCTGGCAAGTGCATACTGGACGACTTATAGTGGAGCGACCTTTAGCTCACCTACTGCCTATCTCAATTTCAATGATCAACCTGTTCCCATTTTCGGAGAAAGGAACAATGATCGCCTACCTACCTACAATCGCATGGATATATCTTTCCGCCTTCGCCTGAATAAAGATGTGAGCCGGAAATACCAACATAGTCTTGCAGTATCTATTTACAATGTATTGGGACATGTCAATCCATTCATCATTCAATTCAATAAGATACCGGACGGTAATCTTAGCCATGTAGTAAAAACGAATGTCCTCTCTGAGGTTCCGGTCCATCCCAGTCAGTTTAGTCTGGGGCGATTTTTACCATCTGTGAGCTATCGATTCAAATTGTAAATCATGAAACTTTCAATAACATATTGTTGCTTGCTATGCCTGACTTTCTTTGCCTGTGAAGAGTATCGAGAGTGGGAACTAGAGACTTCAGAGGAAAGCTATCTCGTAGTAGAAGCGATCCTTACGGACGAAAATATTCGACAGGAAATCAAGCTCTCTCAAAGTTTCCCGGATATCAATGGCGCTGTTCCAGCAGTTACAGATGCTGAAATTCTGGTAGAAGTAAATGGGGTGCAATATACTTTCTCCCACAATGATACAGAGCCGGGAAGCTACCTGAGTGATCAGAGCTTTGAAATAATCAATAACTTGATTTATAGCCTGGAGATAAAGTGGCAAGGAGAACGATATGCTGCTCAAAGTGAGTTATCCAATGTGAGTCCCATTCCGACTTTTAGTTTTGAAGAAAATGGGGATGTTGATAGCCTGGTTTTCTCTCGATTCATTCATGTCTTCAATCCCAGTCAGCAGGCTATGTATGAAATGGATATCGACTGGTCCCATTTAAGCAATGAGGAAAATACTCATGCGATTCAGTATTTCTACACCTTCAATTCCGTTCATATCGGTCAATTGGTTTTCCCTCGTCGGGAGCAAGTCCGTTTTCCCAGAGGAAGTATTGTGGAAGTCAAAAAGTTTGGGCTGAATGATGATTTTGCTGAATTCCTGCGAGCGATGGCATTAGAAACAGAGTGGAGTGGGTATGTGTACTATGCTACTCCCGACAATATTCCAGGAAATATCAGCAATGGAGCTTTGGGATTTTTCAGTACCTGTGCCGTTTTACGAGACACCCTGATCGCTGAATAAGATTTTTTTTGCCTTTTTCGAGACCGGACACTTTCTCTAAGTGTCTGGTTTTCTGTCTTTTATCCTTGTGGTGAAAAATAATTTCAAAAAAATTGAAAAAAAATAAGGGTCGGACTAAGGGTAGGAATATGATCCTGGGTATTAAAGGCAAAGAGCATAAAAAGACGCTCACTCTTTTACACATAAACACAAAAGAATCTGTTATGAAAAAGTTATCAAGCTTATTGCTTCTTATCCTTGCCCTCGCTTTTTTCTCTGCTTGTGAAGAGAACGTACCTGTTCCTCCTATCGCCGAAACCGAAGCTCCTGATTTACCCGTAGCTGAAATGTACACCATGCCTTTTGATGAGGTAACCGAAACCGAAACAGATACGGTTACTAATCAAACCATGAACGTTAGCTATCGTAACTGGGCCTTTGCAGGAATCAACCTCCTGGTTTGGAACACAGCTGTAGTCATCAATGTAAGTGTTCCTTTGGCTGCTGTAGGCGCCGCATTCAATGAAAGACCTGTTCATTTAGGTGGGGGTGTATGGGAATGGTCCTATGTATATACTGCACCACCAGCCTTAGGGGGAAAAACCTATGATGTAGTCTTAACGGGAGAATATGTCCTTGGTGCTACTGAAGTAGAATGGACAATGACTACTTCGCAAAGAGGAGGATTCAGCAATTTCGAATGGATCACAGCAGTAACCAAAGTTGACGGTTCTGAGGCTGACTTTACCATCAATCACCGTCCCAACAATCCTCAATCCTACCTCATGATTGAGTATGACAAAGATTTGGGAAGTGTCCTGCATCAAATCCGCTATACCAATGTAAATCCATCCAGCAATTCTACCGGAGGCTATGTAGAATATAGAGCAACATCAAATAGCCCTTTCAACAGAGAGTTCGAAGTAGGAGCCGGCCCTGTTAATCCGACCAACATCCTTGAGATCCAGTGGAACGAACCCAATGGAAACGGACGGGTTAGAAACGAACAACATTACAATGACACAGATTGGCATTGTTGGGATACGCTTCTGCGCGACACCAGCTGCTAGTAAGATTCAATTCTTGGAATCAAAACGATGCGTCATGGCCAGCCGGTCATGGCGCTTTCTTTATGGTAATAGGAAAAATGGCGCAGTTTCAGCTTCGTAGATTTCTCCAGTTGAAAGTTCCATAATGACTTTCAGCTTTAGTTCGGGGTTTAATTCAGGAGCTTTGGTCAGCGCAAGGAGCATGTCTTCACTTTCGATTTTCCCTTCGCTATTATTTAGAAAATCTTCTAAGGTAGAACTGTCTAATCCCAGAAAATTGCCCTGATATTGGAGTAGATCATTTATGTCATCATTGGCTTTGTGGTCCTCATCGAAATCATTGAGGGTAAGTACCTGAAAATTGACGAAGGTTTCTCTTTTAGAACCTCTGGGACCGGGTACACAGGTACAGGCGTATGCCGTATTCATGAGCGAGAAAGACCAATTGCTTTTGGCAGGTTTTTCCAGGCTTGCATGATATTCCACCTGATAATCGACATAAATTCCACCAAATTGGGCAAAACTCAGGGTATCAAGGGCATTAACTAACGTCCCTTCTGAAAAATTTTCATAGGCATCCACCTGCAAACCATTTATGTCAAAATATGCATAGCGTTCACAATTACAGGGGGAAATCTGAGGGCCTCCGGTAAATTCACAACTAGGAACCATAAATCCCACACCCAAAAGAAAAGTAAAGAATATATAAGGGACTATCCGTTTGACTCGAGAAATCATATTTGTAGTGCTTTTTTATTCTTAACGCGGAATCTTGCCAAAGCGCTGCAAATCCCTTCATGCAACCCATTCAAAACTTTCTCAGACTATCCTGAGAAAGCTTCACACGTCAAACGGAAAATCTCAGCATGAAAAATTTTGCCTTACTTATTGTTTTCATTTTTAGCCTCCTTTTTCCTCAACCTAAAGGGGCAATTCTGGAAGAAGCCTCTCTGGAAATCGCTTTTTATCCTACAAATCAGATTTACCCCTACTCTTTAAAAGGCCCAGGGACACCGGCTGAACTTTACTCCCTGCTCCTTCAGAATATTGCCATAAAAAATCCTCGGAAAGAAA
The nucleotide sequence above comes from Bacteroidia bacterium. Encoded proteins:
- a CDS encoding carboxypeptidase-like regulatory domain-containing protein, whose product is MQKILVYLILAQFFCSQLYAQVNSPRINIERSRITVGELLEEISEQSAYEFSYNSRLIDTREPISFSANNISLTECLDRLSEKLNIRYRIFDDQIVLTSARRNKRRHLILSGFLSDRTSGESLIGATVHALGTSFGTFTNEFGYYSLPLEKGNYTIAYSHVGYKRQEQAILLEVSEQQNVSISPVSFDMPEVVIAPPLEDILNKKQLDAMELSPEVLNNMPEFAGESGLVKGLQSLPGLKADGDGSAYFYARGGERDQNLIIVDDAPIYNPSHLFGFYSMVIPDFTKSIRVYKGDMPASMGDRLSSIISIRTREGNLNKFHFSGAITPFVSRYSIETPIRKKKSSIFLTTRQSNFDWIYQRNNPQLKVKFQDFHLKWNRRLNDKNRLYFTTISSSDISQNFSNEIGSRIGVFRNNFAATFRWNHLYNAKLFSNIIINSGTYSNRLLIDPNTWKSELGMLGFKIDFTHYKRQNFTEKFGMELQGYFTNPGSLSLDSSLSIIPNLNPNYSRKNVLYYQGDWKIKKKWRLQAGVRLINFARGGPDVYYNFDQNYRVEDTVAHGRGIYNRYVNLDPRLSVRYQVDESSQLKLSFGNYHQYLQLISNSISPFTSLEIWAPAGPNIFPQSSQQWSLGYLKFFKEARMEISAAAYHKKMRGQVDYEPHATVYLNPLFEGELRFGETRSYGIEFLLKKDFGRLNGWLSYTYSRSFRRTLGINNSLEYPAVQDRPHDFSVFVNYQMSDRILASAYWTTYSGATFSSPTAYLNFNDQPVPIFGERNNDRLPTYNRMDISFRLRLNKDVSRKYQHSLAVSIYNVLGHVNPFIIQFNKIPDGNLSHVVKTNVLSEVPVHPSQFSLGRFLPSVSYRFKL
- a CDS encoding DUF4249 family protein — encoded protein: MKLSITYCCLLCLTFFACEEYREWELETSEESYLVVEAILTDENIRQEIKLSQSFPDINGAVPAVTDAEILVEVNGVQYTFSHNDTEPGSYLSDQSFEIINNLIYSLEIKWQGERYAAQSELSNVSPIPTFSFEENGDVDSLVFSRFIHVFNPSQQAMYEMDIDWSHLSNEENTHAIQYFYTFNSVHIGQLVFPRREQVRFPRGSIVEVKKFGLNDDFAEFLRAMALETEWSGYVYYATPDNIPGNISNGALGFFSTCAVLRDTLIAE